The Chitinimonas arctica region AATTGCAGATGGCCGTGCCGTCCGGCATATAGCGCATTTCGGGGTCTCGGCCTAGATTGCCGATCAGCAGGACCTTGTTGAGCGATGCCATATGAAAATCTCCGGTGTTGGTAGGGTGGAAGCGTTTGAGCGCCATCCACCTTGATTGCATGTTCTATGTACGAATCGGTTTGCAGGTAAGGACTACAGGTCGAGCAAGCCTACAGGTCGAGCAAGCGTTTTGCGCCGGCCTCATCCCAGCCTTCGCGCAGCACCTTGAGGTAGGCCACGCCTTCCTCGGCGATCACGACGGCTTCTTTTACACCGTCAAGGCGTGCCAGTTGCCGGGCTAGTTCGGCGGCGTTGCCCAACTGCGCGTCGGCGATATGGTACATCATCGTCCGCACCGGCATGGGCGGCTTGAGGCCCAGGGTCACCAGTAACCAGATGCCGATCAACACGGCGCAGAACACATGGACCGGCAGGGCGCCGCCATGGTGGTAAAGCCAGCCGCCGGCCGCCGATCCCACGGCGAAGCCCAATGCCTGGGTGGTGTTGTATACACCCATCGCAGTGCCCTTGGCGTCGGCCGGGGCAATCTTGGAAATCAGGCTGGGCTGGGTCGCTTCCAGAATATTGAAGGCGATAAAGTAAACGCCCAACCACGCGACGATACGGGGAACGGTGTCGAAGCCGCCGGCCATGCCCAGTTGCGCCAGCAGCATCAGGGCCACTGCCGCCAGGAAGACCTGTTTGAGCTTGTTCCTGGTCTCGGCGACGATCACCGCCGGCACCATCAATACAAAACCGACGGCCATGACCGGCAGATAGATTTTCCAATGCTCGCTCGATGCCAGCCCGGCGGTTTCCACCAGTGCCAGCGGCAGGGTAACGAACAGCGCCATCTGCGCCGCATGCAGGGCGAAGACGCCATAGTTCAGGCGCAGCAATTGCGGATCGCGCAGTACGTCGCCCAGACGCTTGGGATTGGCTTCGGCATCGGAGTGGAAGCGGCTCTGCGAGGGATCGGGAATGATCTTCCATACCCCGGCTATGGCGGCCAGCGCCAAGCCGGCTGTCAGCCAGAATATGCCAGACAAGCCTATCTGCCCGGCCAGCGCGGGGGCGGCCACCAGGGAGACGGCAAAGGTGACGCCTATGCTGCCGCCTACCATGGCCATGGCCTTGGTGCGGTTCTCCTCGCGGGTCAGGTCGGCCAGCAGGGCGGTGATGGCGGCGGAAATCGCGCCGGCGCCGGCAATGGCGCGACCGATCGCGATCCAGACCAGGTCATGGGCCAGGGCTGCCACCACGCTGCCCAGGATCAGCATCAGCAATCCGCCATAGATGACCGGCTTGCGGCCGATACGGTCGGACAGCATGCCCAGCGGTAGCTGCAGCATGGCCTGGGTAAGGCCGTAGATGCCAAGGGCGAAACCGACCAAGGTGTGGTTGTCGCCGCCGGGCAACTGGCGCGCATAGAGGGCGAACACCGGCAAGACCAGGAACATGCCCAGCATGCGCAAGGCATACAGGCCAGCGAGACCGGCGGAAGCGCGAAGTTCGAGCGGGGACATGGACACCGATAGGGATGCGAAAGGCGGGATTCTACCAAATTCGCAGGTGAAACCTGTGGCGGGGTGACCGGCCGCAAGTTTGCTCGCGAAAAAATCGTTGCTTGCTCAGTAGGGCGTAGGGCTCGGCGGGGTTGTCAACTTCAGCTAGTAGGGTGTTTTGCAATGCTATTGTAATACGCCTTTAAATGGGCCAATTCAATTCGCGAGCCGATAGTGATCAGCTTATCGGCGGCAATGCCCCCGGTTTTTCTGAATTGTTCGATTTCTTCAGCTGAAAGGAGGGAGTCTCCGGTGGCCGATGGTTTTTTCAATTCTTCAATTGCGGCAAGCGCATGTTCTGGGTTTGGAGTGCCATCGGAAGTCTTCTCTAAGTACCAGCAGTTGATGGAAGAGCTGGAGTCGAGCATCAGCATATATTCACTGCGCGTGTTATCGCTGGTTTGTGCTCCAGCCCACTTATATAAACGGGTTATGACGCTAGCTTTATTTTCACCGGAAAGTACGGTTAAAGTGCTGCTGGGGTCCGAAAGCCATTTCGGTGGATTGCTTTGCAGATTTTTGGAAACGTGTGGACTAAGTCCTTGGTGGTCTTTAAGTTGCATCAGCTCTATGGGTGGGTATTTTTTGCCCTGCTCGCCATAGAGGCCTAGGGAAATGATTCCATCTTCGCAGGTCAGTTTAAGTTGGCTTTTGTCAGGCAGTAGATTTAATCCCTTGACCGAGTCAAGCATAATACTCGTGTTGGACATGAAACGGTGCAACGCCTCGGGGGTCGATATGCCTTTGAAATCCTTCGTCGCCTGGTGGAGTTTGTGCACGAGGATTTTTATGTTATTTTCTTTAATCTTGAGCTCGCGATGGAATTTCCCGCCTAAGAGATATTTACTAAAGAAGTCTTGTATGCGTACAAGTATGCCCTCGCTGGTTGCCCTGTCTTGGGCTGTGCTTAAATCTTCGGTCTTTAAACTTTCGCCTATAATTTTGAAACGATCCTGGCTCAGTTTGTTGCGATTGATTGTAGTCATTTGATTCCCTTTTTTATGAGTGTTTCGCAAAAATTCATACTCTTGTTATAAATAATGCCAATCAATGATCAACGCTTCTACAAACAGCAGGCAATTTTAGCTTTTGTGCAGATTCGCCAAGTCCGCCGCCAGTAAAGGGTTCACCCCAGACTGGCAATGTTGTCGTCATGAAATGCTCCGGAAGTGGCACTTCCTGGCCCACTGTCCGCCACCCGCCCCCTCACCGTCACGCTCTAGCCGGCCAACTCCGGTAAACTCTCCGGTCGCCCTTTCGCCATCCGAGCCAGGCCATGAGCTACCGTCCCATCGATTCGAACAATCTGATCCGTATTCGTGGTGCGCGCACCCACAATTTGAAGAATGTGAACCTGGATCTGCCGCGGCACCAGCTGGTGGTGATCACCGGCCTGAGCGGTTCGGGCAAGTCTTCGCTGGCCTTCGATACGCTCTATGCCGAGGGGCAGCGGCGCTATGTGGAAAGCCTGTCGGCCTATGCGCGCCAATTTCTGCAGTTGATGGAAAAGCCCGATGTGGACCTGATCGAAGGCCTTAGCCCGGCGATCTCCATCGAGCAGAAGGCCACCAGCCACAATCCGCGCTCGACGGTCGGCACGGTCACCGAGATCCACGACTATCTGCGGCTGCTGTATGCCCGGGTGGGCACGCCGTATTGCCCCGACCACAAACAACCGCTGGAGTCGCAGACGGTCAGCCAGATGGTGGATCACGTACTGGGTCTGCCGGAAGACACGAAATTGATGGTGTTGGCCCCCGTCATCATGGGCAAGAAGGGTGAAAACCTCGATCTGTTCGACGAGCTTCGCGCGCAAGGTTTTGTGCGGGTGCGGGTGGACGGCGAGGTGTACGAGATCGACGCCGTGCCGAAGCTGGACAAGAACAAGAAGCACACCATCGAAGTGGTGGTGGACAGGCTGAAGGTGCGCGAGGACCTGAAGCAGCGCTTGGCCGAATCGTTCGAGACCGCCTTGCGGCACGCGGACGGCCGCGCGATCGCGGTGGAGATGGAAAGCGGTAAGGAATACTGGTTCTCGGCCAAGTTCGCCTGTCCCATCTGCAGCTATTCCTTGCCTGAGCTGGAGCCGCGGCTGTTCTCCTTCAATAACCCGATGGGTGCTTGCCCGAAGTGCGATGGCCTGGGCGCCATCCAGTTCTTCGATCCCAAGCGGGTGGCGGCGTTTCCGCACCTATCGCTGGCGGCAGGCACCATCAAGGGCTGGGACAAGCGCAATCAGTTCTACTTCCAGATGCTGCAAGGCCTGGCGGAACACTATGGTTTCGACGTGGATGCCCCCTGGGATACCCTCAGCGAGGAAGTACAGCATGTTGTGCTGAGCGGTTCGGGCAAGGAAGAAATCCGGTTTATCTACCTGAACGAAAAGGGCAACAAGTTCGAACGGGCCCATCCTTTCGAAGGCATCATCCCCAATCTGGAACGGCGCTATCGCGAAACCGATTCCTTGGCCGTACGCGAAGAGCTGGCCAAATATCTGAACAATCAGCCTTGTCCCGTCTGCTACGGCGCGCGCCTGCGGCTGGAGGCCCGCCACGTGCTGATCGGCGGCAAGAATATCTTCGAGGTCAGCCAACTCTCCCTGCGCAATTCCAGCACCTTCTTCGCCGAGCTGAGCCTGCAAGGCAACAAGGCGCAGATCGCCGAGAAGATCGTCAAGGAAGTGGGCGACAGGCTGGGCTTCCTGGTCAATGTCGGCCTGGACTATCTGTCGCTGGACCGTTCGGCCGATACGCTGAGCGGCGGCGAGGCGCAGCGTATCCGGCTGGCCTCGCAGATCGGCTCGGGGCTGACCGGGGTGATGTATGTGCTGGACGAGCCGTCCATCGGTCTGCACCAGCGCGACAACGACCGGCTATTGCTGACGCTCAAGCGCCTGCGCGATCTGGGTAATAGCGTGATCGTGGTCGAGCACGACGAAGATGCCATCCGCGCGGCCGACTGCCTGGTCGATATGGGTCCGGGCGCCGGCGTGCATGGCGGCTATGTGCTGGGAGTGGGGCGGCCGGAAGAGATCATGGCCAACCCCGATTCCATTACCGGACAATATCTGTCCGGTGTTCGCAAGATCGCCGTGCCGACCCAGCGCCGCCAAC contains the following coding sequences:
- the uvrA gene encoding excinuclease ABC subunit UvrA — its product is MSYRPIDSNNLIRIRGARTHNLKNVNLDLPRHQLVVITGLSGSGKSSLAFDTLYAEGQRRYVESLSAYARQFLQLMEKPDVDLIEGLSPAISIEQKATSHNPRSTVGTVTEIHDYLRLLYARVGTPYCPDHKQPLESQTVSQMVDHVLGLPEDTKLMVLAPVIMGKKGENLDLFDELRAQGFVRVRVDGEVYEIDAVPKLDKNKKHTIEVVVDRLKVREDLKQRLAESFETALRHADGRAIAVEMESGKEYWFSAKFACPICSYSLPELEPRLFSFNNPMGACPKCDGLGAIQFFDPKRVAAFPHLSLAAGTIKGWDKRNQFYFQMLQGLAEHYGFDVDAPWDTLSEEVQHVVLSGSGKEEIRFIYLNEKGNKFERAHPFEGIIPNLERRYRETDSLAVREELAKYLNNQPCPVCYGARLRLEARHVLIGGKNIFEVSQLSLRNSSTFFAELSLQGNKAQIAEKIVKEVGDRLGFLVNVGLDYLSLDRSADTLSGGEAQRIRLASQIGSGLTGVMYVLDEPSIGLHQRDNDRLLLTLKRLRDLGNSVIVVEHDEDAIRAADCLVDMGPGAGVHGGYVLGVGRPEEIMANPDSITGQYLSGVRKIAVPTQRRQPQADRWLTLKGARGNNLKGVDLALPLGMMVCITGVSGSGKSTLINDTLYTAAARHIYGSNGEPAAHDEIHGLDQFDKVINVDQSPIGRTPRSNPATYTGLFTPIRDLYAGVPMSRERGYGPGRFSFNVKGGRCEACQGDGVIKVEMHFLPDVYVPCDVCHGKRYNRETLEVQYKGKNITEVLEMTVELAREFFDAVPTIARKLQTLMDVGLSYIRLGQSATTLSGGEAQRVKLALELSKRDTGRTLYILDEPTTGLHFQDIDLLLTVLQRLTEHGNSVVVIEHNLDVIKTADWLIDLGPEGGAGGGQIIATGTPEDVAANPISYTGHYLKKLLAN
- a CDS encoding MFS transporter, giving the protein MSPLELRASAGLAGLYALRMLGMFLVLPVFALYARQLPGGDNHTLVGFALGIYGLTQAMLQLPLGMLSDRIGRKPVIYGGLLMLILGSVVAALAHDLVWIAIGRAIAGAGAISAAITALLADLTREENRTKAMAMVGGSIGVTFAVSLVAAPALAGQIGLSGIFWLTAGLALAAIAGVWKIIPDPSQSRFHSDAEANPKRLGDVLRDPQLLRLNYGVFALHAAQMALFVTLPLALVETAGLASSEHWKIYLPVMAVGFVLMVPAVIVAETRNKLKQVFLAAVALMLLAQLGMAGGFDTVPRIVAWLGVYFIAFNILEATQPSLISKIAPADAKGTAMGVYNTTQALGFAVGSAAGGWLYHHGGALPVHVFCAVLIGIWLLVTLGLKPPMPVRTMMYHIADAQLGNAAELARQLARLDGVKEAVVIAEEGVAYLKVLREGWDEAGAKRLLDL